A window from Vanessa cardui chromosome 21, ilVanCard2.1, whole genome shotgun sequence encodes these proteins:
- the LOC124538955 gene encoding uncharacterized protein LOC124538955, which yields MRNKLFLLLLILFISNDLVFGKNGNKTKLIKAINNKHETNNKENKTRLRRSVDDDIENLFLSRKDFPENDHNLQERGRTVKLKPIVEKEPPFWGTRGRRDSSSDETVPDVQLPTYSHHKSSGKMKNLQKLLLGLDDKQRRDETDSPFWGNRGRRDSDESDDNDIDLFWANRGRRQDEEPFWGTRGRREEDSPFWGNRGRRDDDEPFWGNRGRRQEPEPFWGTRGRRETIEPFWGARGKKKIKNRYINKDSIEPFWGNRAKLKEKFKNSIIEALENVQDNVNDLAKFKRNDAQYPFWINRGRDSKLKYLFNGATRERFSNMPSIASKTTSDEGRSKIYEPNTVHDDRIYAEEPRYILVERNSRSSLEDDPFFISRGKKYSALEFVKDARNRRGALEEIVKSVRNDPYYIARGKKDSDSMKIGNTSSLQDQLLKAKDLVCSTVNLTPMKEGNKVKREAIDNERERRTILKKLALQLQMDPYFVSRGKKSIESYSRSDLEQFINNIKALCN from the coding sequence AtgcgaaataaattatttctactCTTATTAATTCTGTTCATATCAAATGATTTGGTATTCGgtaaaaatggaaataaaactaaattgataaaagccattaataataaacatgaaaCCAATAACAAGGAAAATAAAACCCGACTCAGAAGATCGGTAGATGACgacattgaaaatttatttttatctcgaAAAGATTTCCCAGAAAACGATCATAATTTGCAAGAAAGAGGAAGAACAGTAAAATTGAAACCGATTGTGGAGAAAGAACCACCATTTTGGGGTACAAGAGGCAGAAGAGATAGTTCCTCAGATGAAACAGTCCCAGATGTACAGCTTCCAACGTACAGTCATCACAAGAGTTCtggaaaaatgaaaaatttgcAAAAATTACTTCTAGGCTTAGATGACAAGCAAAGAAGAGATGAAACGGATTCACCATTTTGGGGTAATCGTGGTAGACGTGATTCTGACGAATCTGATGACAATGACATAGATCTTTTTTGGGCTAACAGAGGAAGGAGGCAAGATGAAGAACCTTTTTGGGGCACAAGAGGACGAAGAGAGGAAGATTCCCCTTTCTGGGGCAATCGTGGAAGACGTGATGATGATGAACCTTTCTGGGGTAATCGAGGTAGAAGACAAGAACCTGAACCATTTTGGGGTACCAGAGGTAGAAGAGAAACAATCGAACCGTTTTGGGGCGCACGcggtaagaaaaaaataaagaaccGATATATCAATAAAGATTCAATTGAGCCTTTTTGGGGTAACCGAGCAAAATTGaaggaaaaatttaaaaattcaattattgaAGCTTTAGAAAATGTCCAAGACAATGTCAACGACTTAGCAAAGTTTAAACGAAACGATGCCCAATACCCCTTCTGGATAAACAGAGGAAGAGATagtaaacttaaatatttattcaacggCGCTACACGAGAACGTTTTAGTAATATGCCAAGTATTGCAAGCAAAACTACCAGCGATGAGGGTAGGTCTAAGATATATGAGCCAAATACAGTGCACGACGATAGAATTTACGCAGAGGAACCTCGTTATATTTTAGTAGAGCGCAATAGCCGTTCTTCGCTGGAAGACGATCCATTTTTCATTTCGAGAGGAAAAAAATATAGTGCACTTGAATTTGTAAAAGATGCTCGCAACCGACGTGGAGCGTTAGAAGAAATAGTGAAATCTGTCCGAAACGATCCTTACTATATAGCAAGAGGCAAAAAAGATTCAGACTCGATGAAGATCGGAAATACATCGTCGTTACAGGATCAGTTACTCAAAGCAAAGGATCTCGTATGTTCTACTGTCAATCTTACACCAATGAAAGAAGGGAATAAAGTAAAAAGAGAGGCGATCGATAACGAGAGAGAGAGAAGAACTATCTTGAAGAAATTAGCTCTACAATTGCAAATGGATCCATATTTCGTAAGCAGAGGGAAGAAAAGTATCGAATCTTATAGCAGATCGGATTtagaacaatttataaataatataaaggctttatgtaattag